The following coding sequences are from one Tolumonas lignilytica window:
- a CDS encoding phage tail protein, with protein sequence MRINMTKSGVISLKAVLVSAFYLTSFTVLACGQDAYFGQICIMAGSYCPQNTLPAEGQLLPISGNEALYSVLSTTYGGDARTNFALPDLRGRMPVGQGQGPGLSQHNVGAKFGNETITQTLAQMPQHMHTAVFTPSGGGSGGSAATVSVLSTQGAGTLSVPQEGSMLAASLASGGSSANIYAPPGTTGPTVKLGGVSGGGGTSGGGTVTVGVMGGSQPMAIVPPEISIRYCIVTNGLYPERPN encoded by the coding sequence ATGCGAATAAATATGACTAAATCGGGAGTCATTTCGTTAAAAGCGGTACTGGTTTCTGCATTTTATTTAACTTCGTTTACTGTACTAGCTTGCGGGCAGGATGCTTACTTCGGACAAATTTGTATTATGGCTGGGTCATACTGCCCACAAAATACATTACCAGCCGAAGGGCAACTGCTGCCGATTTCAGGTAATGAGGCGTTATATTCTGTCTTGAGTACTACTTATGGTGGTGATGCCCGTACTAATTTTGCTTTACCTGATCTACGGGGCAGAATGCCTGTCGGACAAGGTCAGGGGCCGGGTTTAAGTCAACACAATGTAGGCGCTAAATTCGGTAACGAAACAATAACTCAAACACTTGCTCAGATGCCTCAGCATATGCATACGGCTGTATTTACTCCTAGTGGTGGAGGTAGTGGCGGATCTGCGGCAACAGTCAGTGTTTTGTCAACACAAGGAGCTGGAACACTGAGTGTTCCCCAAGAAGGTTCTATGTTGGCCGCCAGTCTCGCAAGCGGAGGGTCATCCGCAAATATCTATGCGCCTCCAGGTACAACAGGTCCAACCGTAAAACTAGGAGGAGTTTCTGGTGGTGGCGGAACATCCGGTGGAGGGACTGTGACAGTAGGTGTTATGGGTGGTAGTCAACCAATGGCAATTGTTCCTCCTGAAATTTCAATTCGTTATTGCATCGTCACCAATGGTCTTTATCCAGAGCGACCAAATTAG
- a CDS encoding phage tail protein, whose product MLKKYVPSPLTLLASFFGAISVLVPSTVYACGEDAYIGQICVVAGTYCPRNTAEAAGQILAVSSNQALFSLLSNTYGGDGRTTFALPDLRGRGPVGWGTGPGLSAHQVGQKFGNETIIQTVSQMPVHNHAAMFTPGSGSAVTISALSTQGAGTLSVPQDGSMLAASLATGSSSANIYAPSGTTGATVKLGGVSGGGSTSGGTVTVNPTGNGQPMNIVPPEIAMHYCIVTNGVYPPRP is encoded by the coding sequence ATGCTGAAAAAATATGTTCCATCGCCGCTAACGTTACTGGCGAGTTTCTTCGGTGCGATATCAGTGCTTGTTCCATCAACAGTGTACGCATGTGGAGAGGATGCTTATATAGGTCAGATCTGTGTGGTTGCAGGTACATATTGCCCACGAAATACGGCTGAGGCAGCAGGACAAATACTCGCAGTTTCAAGTAATCAAGCATTATTTTCTCTACTCAGCAATACATATGGTGGTGATGGTCGAACTACCTTCGCTTTACCTGATTTACGTGGGAGAGGGCCTGTTGGCTGGGGGACTGGTCCTGGTTTATCCGCCCATCAAGTCGGACAAAAATTTGGTAATGAAACGATCATTCAGACGGTGTCACAGATGCCAGTGCATAATCATGCAGCAATGTTTACTCCTGGAAGTGGTTCTGCTGTAACTATCAGTGCGTTGTCGACTCAGGGTGCCGGAACACTGAGCGTGCCTCAAGACGGTTCTATGTTGGCCGCCAGTCTGGCAACGGGAAGTTCATCTGCAAACATCTACGCCCCATCCGGTACAACAGGTGCTACGGTTAAGCTGGGCGGCGTTTCTGGTGGCGGTAGTACATCAGGTGGAACAGTAACTGTTAATCCGACTGGTAACGGTCAGCCAATGAATATAGTTCCACCTGAAATAGCAATGCATTATTGCATTGTCACGAATGGTGTTTATCCACCCAGACCATGA
- a CDS encoding HlyD family secretion protein: MKPLPALREDLQISGPVTALDGSPQWTLVDTISGHYFKLSAAAIRLLRHWSLQDPVQVMAAANQEAGLPLGEHDLEQLLRFLRMHDLVAASDPEQRVSYPLKAAARRSSFLKQLLHQYLFFRIPLWRPDPFLNRSWPWLRQYGAIVLRWVFPLLLLCGLFLVNRDWPRYRSSFPHLFSMEGMLSYGAALIFAKFIHELGHAYMAKKAGCRVQSMGVAFIVMFPLFYTDVSDAWRLKDHKDRLLIGAGGILAELLLAVIALLAWSLLPEGPLHTTAFLLSSATWITTLIVNINPLMRFDGYFILSDFLRVDNLQSRAYALCRWYLRERLFGYDAPPPENWSSQQRRCLLLWGYASWLWRFFLFFGIALTVYHYFFKVLGIFLMLVEISWFISLPIVREMVQWWQRRQQSHLPTLFRTGLCTVIGLAVLFLPWRSSIEIPAMLESAQVSTYYAPVPAKIVTRYVSDGQSVKKGDLLLALSAPDLDSHMGIVRQHIAILQLQLRRLATRRETAGDALILEQQLAESLAEYRGLSAQKARLQIRASQAGMVRDVATDLTPGRWLSTESPLLRIVDVAHGRVRGYLREDNLQRIADHAAGHFVADDPHRPAVAVHLNEIDPTGAQYLQLENLASDHGGPIAVRRDAQHRPEPIQAYYGTSLTVDAHAELPAQPLRGVVVIDGKAESLFTGIWRRLAALGVRESGF, translated from the coding sequence ATGAAGCCGCTGCCCGCGCTGCGTGAAGATTTGCAGATCTCCGGTCCGGTAACGGCACTGGATGGTTCACCGCAATGGACACTGGTCGACACCATTTCCGGCCATTATTTTAAACTCAGTGCAGCCGCCATTCGCCTGCTGCGCCACTGGTCGCTGCAGGATCCGGTGCAAGTGATGGCAGCAGCCAACCAAGAGGCCGGACTACCTCTTGGCGAACACGACCTCGAGCAGTTGCTGCGTTTTCTGCGCATGCATGATCTGGTTGCTGCCAGCGATCCCGAACAGCGGGTCAGTTATCCACTAAAAGCGGCGGCGCGGCGCAGCAGTTTTTTAAAACAGCTTTTGCATCAGTATCTGTTTTTCCGGATCCCGCTCTGGCGCCCGGATCCGTTTCTGAACCGTAGCTGGCCGTGGCTGCGACAATATGGTGCCATCGTGCTGCGATGGGTTTTTCCTCTGCTCCTGCTTTGTGGTTTATTTCTGGTGAACCGTGACTGGCCACGTTATCGCAGTTCGTTTCCGCATCTGTTCAGTATGGAAGGTATGCTGTCTTATGGGGCGGCACTGATCTTTGCCAAATTTATCCACGAGCTTGGCCACGCTTACATGGCCAAGAAAGCCGGTTGTCGAGTGCAAAGCATGGGTGTCGCCTTTATTGTGATGTTTCCGCTGTTTTATACCGATGTCAGTGATGCCTGGCGACTGAAAGATCACAAGGATCGTTTGCTGATCGGTGCAGGCGGCATTCTGGCTGAGTTATTACTCGCCGTCATCGCGCTGCTGGCATGGTCACTGTTACCGGAAGGACCACTGCATACGACGGCATTTCTGCTTTCCAGCGCCACCTGGATCACCACCCTGATTGTGAACATTAATCCGCTGATGCGTTTCGACGGTTATTTCATTCTGAGTGATTTTCTGCGCGTCGATAATCTGCAAAGTCGGGCCTATGCCTTGTGCCGCTGGTATTTACGAGAACGGCTATTCGGTTATGACGCCCCCCCGCCGGAAAACTGGTCTTCACAGCAGCGCCGTTGTTTGCTGCTGTGGGGCTATGCCTCCTGGCTGTGGCGTTTCTTTCTGTTTTTTGGCATTGCTTTGACGGTTTATCACTATTTTTTCAAAGTATTAGGGATTTTTCTTATGCTGGTTGAAATCTCCTGGTTTATTAGCTTACCCATCGTGCGGGAAATGGTGCAGTGGTGGCAACGCCGTCAACAGTCACATCTTCCAACTTTATTTCGCACCGGATTGTGTACCGTGATCGGGCTGGCCGTACTGTTTCTGCCATGGCGCAGCAGTATCGAAATTCCGGCTATGCTGGAATCGGCGCAGGTCAGCACTTACTATGCGCCGGTTCCGGCGAAAATTGTCACTCGATATGTCAGCGACGGGCAATCGGTGAAAAAAGGTGACCTGTTGCTGGCACTGAGTGCGCCGGATCTGGATTCACACATGGGGATCGTGCGTCAGCATATCGCCATTTTACAGTTGCAACTGCGGCGACTAGCCACACGGCGGGAAACTGCTGGTGATGCCCTGATTCTGGAACAGCAACTGGCTGAATCACTGGCCGAATATCGCGGACTGAGCGCTCAGAAAGCCCGTTTACAAATCCGTGCCTCGCAAGCAGGCATGGTGCGTGACGTCGCCACCGACCTGACGCCGGGCCGCTGGCTTTCAACAGAATCCCCCCTGCTGCGGATTGTGGATGTAGCGCACGGTCGGGTGCGGGGTTATTTGCGTGAAGATAATCTGCAACGGATAGCCGACCATGCGGCCGGTCATTTCGTCGCGGATGATCCGCACCGACCTGCTGTTGCGGTGCATCTAAACGAAATTGACCCAACCGGAGCTCAATATTTGCAACTGGAAAATCTGGCCTCCGATCATGGTGGCCCGATTGCCGTACGTCGTGACGCACAACACCGGCCGGAACCGATACAAGCCTATTACGGTACCAGCCTGACCGTCGATGCTCACGCCGAATTACCCGCGCAACCGTTGCGTGGCGTGGTGGTCATAGACGGGAAAGCGGAATCATTGTTTACCGGTATTTGGCGACGGCTGGCGGCACTAGGGGTACGGGAAAGCGGGTTTTGA